In the genome of Thiomicrospira aerophila AL3, one region contains:
- a CDS encoding ferritin encodes MLKPEMIAKLNEQITAEMYASNLYLQMSAWCEEQGLSGAAAFFRQHVPEELSHRDKFIDYLIECDAPVTVGAVAAPPTEFKNLVDMINKAFEHELKVTALINAMAEMALDFKDFNTFNMLQFFIAEQREEEVLFRGILDQVKLVAFKGETGEAMYLINQYLQRLATTHSH; translated from the coding sequence ATGTTAAAACCAGAAATGATTGCAAAACTGAACGAGCAGATCACGGCCGAGATGTATGCCTCGAATCTGTATCTGCAAATGTCAGCCTGGTGTGAAGAGCAAGGTCTATCAGGTGCAGCGGCGTTTTTCCGCCAACACGTGCCAGAAGAGCTTTCGCATCGCGACAAGTTTATTGATTACTTAATCGAGTGTGATGCCCCGGTGACGGTCGGTGCAGTGGCTGCGCCGCCGACCGAGTTTAAAAACCTGGTGGATATGATTAACAAAGCCTTTGAGCATGAGCTTAAAGTGACCGCGTTGATTAATGCGATGGCTGAAATGGCGTTGGATTTCAAAGATTTCAACACCTTTAATATGCTGCAATTCTTTATTGCTGAACAGCGCGAAGAAGAAGTCTTGTTCCGTGGCATTTTGGATCAAGTGAAACTGGTCGCCTTCAAAGGTGAAACCGGCGAAGCTATGTATCTGATTAATCAGTACTTACAGCGTTTGGCAACGACCCATAGCCACTAA
- the mnmG gene encoding tRNA uridine-5-carboxymethylaminomethyl(34) synthesis enzyme MnmG codes for MDKAMTHFDVIVVGGGHAGTEAALAAARMGVKTLLLTHNIDTLGAMSCNPAIGGIGKGHLVKEIDALGGAMALAIDEGGIQFRTLNSSKGPAVRATRAQADRLLYKQAILSRLQQQPNLTLFQQPVEDLLLEGEQVVGVVTKMNLNFYARQVVLTAGTFLAGRIHIGLQNYEGGRAGDAPANRLAAKLRELSLPVGRLKTGTPPRIDARTVDFSQLQVQAGDDPAPVFSYLGSRAMHPKQIPCYITHTNEHTHDVIRGSLDQSPMYAGVIEGVGPRYCPSIEDKVMRFADKTSHQVFIEPEGLSTTELYPNGISTSLPFETQVKIVRSMVGLENALIMRPGYAIEYDYFDPRGLKPTLETQAIKGLFFAGQINGTTGYEEAGAQGLLAGLNAGLAAQDKALWYPRRDQAYLGVLVDDLITLGTQEPYRMFTSRAEYRLLLREDNADQRLTEIGRAFGLVDDVRWAAYEQKLNALELETQRLKEVWIHPAHPEAKQAEALMNLPLSKEHTLFDLLRRPGVTYQALAELSVFGDQVVASDVVEQIEIEAKYAGYIERQLQEIEKTSREQNTPIPEDLDLERISGLSNEVKQKLRQHKPATIGMASRISGITPAAISLLLIFMKKHRAEVAAKQAGLAAIE; via the coding sequence ATGGATAAGGCAATGACGCACTTTGATGTGATTGTAGTGGGCGGCGGTCATGCAGGTACCGAAGCAGCTTTGGCGGCGGCGCGCATGGGGGTCAAAACACTGTTGCTTACTCATAATATTGATACGCTTGGGGCCATGTCCTGTAACCCTGCCATCGGCGGCATAGGTAAAGGCCATTTGGTTAAAGAAATTGATGCACTGGGTGGTGCGATGGCTTTGGCGATCGATGAAGGCGGTATTCAGTTTCGGACGCTCAACTCGTCGAAAGGGCCTGCCGTGCGTGCTACGAGAGCGCAAGCGGACCGGCTACTCTACAAGCAGGCTATCTTGTCACGTTTGCAGCAGCAACCTAACCTGACCTTGTTTCAACAACCAGTCGAGGATCTATTGCTCGAAGGTGAGCAGGTTGTTGGCGTGGTTACTAAAATGAATCTTAACTTCTATGCGCGACAAGTGGTGCTTACAGCGGGTACGTTTTTAGCGGGTCGAATCCATATAGGCTTGCAAAACTATGAAGGTGGTCGCGCCGGTGATGCACCGGCGAATCGCCTTGCCGCTAAGTTACGAGAGCTCAGTTTGCCGGTCGGTCGTTTAAAAACCGGCACGCCGCCGCGTATTGATGCCAGAACGGTGGACTTTAGCCAGTTGCAAGTCCAGGCGGGCGATGACCCTGCGCCGGTGTTTTCTTATTTGGGTTCGCGCGCGATGCATCCCAAACAAATTCCTTGCTACATTACTCATACCAACGAACACACGCATGACGTGATACGCGGTTCGCTCGATCAGTCACCGATGTATGCTGGCGTGATTGAAGGGGTGGGGCCACGCTATTGTCCGTCTATTGAAGATAAGGTGATGCGCTTTGCCGATAAAACATCGCATCAGGTGTTTATTGAGCCAGAAGGCTTATCCACAACAGAGTTATATCCTAATGGCATCTCAACTAGTTTGCCTTTTGAAACCCAGGTGAAGATTGTGCGTTCAATGGTTGGACTTGAGAATGCGTTGATTATGCGTCCTGGCTATGCCATTGAGTATGATTATTTTGATCCCCGTGGTCTAAAGCCTACTCTCGAAACCCAAGCGATTAAGGGGTTGTTTTTTGCCGGTCAAATTAACGGCACCACCGGTTATGAAGAGGCTGGCGCGCAGGGCTTACTAGCAGGCCTGAATGCCGGCTTAGCGGCACAAGATAAGGCGTTATGGTATCCACGGCGCGATCAAGCCTATCTAGGGGTGTTGGTTGATGACCTGATTACGCTGGGAACGCAAGAACCCTATCGTATGTTTACTTCGCGCGCGGAATACCGTCTATTGTTGCGCGAAGACAATGCCGACCAGCGCTTAACCGAAATAGGCCGGGCATTTGGTTTAGTCGATGATGTTCGTTGGGCGGCCTATGAGCAAAAACTCAATGCGTTAGAGCTTGAAACTCAGCGTTTAAAAGAGGTGTGGATTCACCCTGCCCATCCAGAAGCGAAACAAGCCGAAGCCTTGATGAATTTACCGCTGAGCAAAGAACACACGCTGTTTGATTTATTGCGTCGCCCTGGGGTGACCTATCAAGCCCTAGCTGAACTCAGTGTGTTTGGTGATCAAGTGGTGGCGTCTGATGTCGTTGAACAAATTGAAATTGAAGCCAAGTATGCCGGTTATATTGAACGCCAATTGCAAGAAATTGAAAAAACCAGCCGTGAGCAGAATACGCCTATTCCTGAGGACTTGGATTTAGAACGAATTTCGGGTTTATCGAATGAGGTTAAACAAAAACTGCGTCAGCATAAACCCGCGACTATTGGTATGGCGTCACGTATTTCCGGCATCACGCCGGCGGCGATTTCACTGTTACTGATTTTTATGAAAAAGCACCGCGCTGAGGTGGCTGCTAAACAGGCTGGGTTGGCGGCAATTGAATGA
- the rsmG gene encoding 16S rRNA (guanine(527)-N(7))-methyltransferase RsmG: MSAEQRLTQAAAQLQLALTPKMHRQLLDYVQLMDKWNRVYNLSAIRDPDEMLVKHVFDSLAVAPVLRAEGIRDLLDVGTGAGLPGIPLAIVMPDLPIRLLDSNHKKTRFLVQAKGQLGLDNVTVCHERIEEHEHQYHAIISRAFTALGNFASLTQGLLAPDGHLWSMKSQALQDELQEVPAGYVHQAWSLAVPELDAARYLVRLTKQEAH, encoded by the coding sequence ATGAGTGCTGAACAACGCTTAACCCAAGCCGCCGCGCAGTTGCAATTAGCGCTAACGCCTAAGATGCATCGCCAGCTATTGGATTATGTGCAATTGATGGATAAGTGGAATCGCGTTTATAATCTGAGCGCTATTCGTGATCCTGATGAGATGCTGGTAAAACATGTGTTTGATAGTTTAGCTGTCGCACCGGTTTTACGGGCCGAAGGTATCAGGGATTTGCTGGATGTCGGCACGGGTGCGGGCTTACCCGGCATTCCTTTAGCCATTGTTATGCCTGATTTGCCGATTCGTCTCTTAGACAGTAACCATAAAAAAACCCGTTTTTTAGTGCAAGCAAAAGGGCAGCTGGGATTGGATAATGTCACCGTGTGCCATGAGCGAATTGAGGAGCATGAACACCAGTATCACGCCATTATTTCGAGAGCCTTTACTGCTTTAGGTAACTTTGCCAGCCTAACTCAAGGCTTGTTAGCACCAGATGGCCATTTATGGTCGATGAAGTCGCAAGCCTTACAAGATGAATTGCAAGAGGTGCCGGCAGGTTATGTTCACCAGGCCTGGTCATTAGCGGTACCTGAATTAGACGCCGCGCGTTATCTCGTTCGATTAACCAAGCAGGAAGCACATTAA
- a CDS encoding YdgA family protein, producing the protein MTRVKLPLIAGLGLVVISIIGFFAASGWIGQGVKKQVLAYEAQLIARDDVRVNRFDYQPGLLQGQLHYDLVWQPTVDSPAYSLFLELRPDGQGIALQGQLPVKQGPWLGRSVTPSGLGLASTHYDIPLPASLRPYLPQYPGQRPLMAIQAYAALNGELVVQARLIDYRGRLIDPDSQESANLVWEGGQLKLRFADDLTQMTADGRLAMLHMDMAQEDLSIQLDDIQYQHDLTRAAPYLWLGDIAARVGEVRFADDADKLSIQKIQLVGDSKVVNNKLDTQVRYELGPTALTTDDTVFDFAGASIVMALRDLDWQAYQDLMLAVQQLDKLDEQALINAVQRLLAAGPSFHLDELRLRLTDTEHLTAKMLLGYQPNVALDWDGLTNLSEALTQNIRLNLTAGMTRPMLDRLALSFWPFNADETEITAQLDVSIAEMVAQNYLQQTGSDLALALAVEQGQVKINGEDFLPVEDAMALVDLAANLMGWALDTETAHSQPTGSDATGLAGLLNYAASPLYEYVELAADFAPDPTVVTLQAGGDQDVSVITQWQCLGYVNASRPDVTLNYRAGQFDLSIYVLGGLTDTTLIVRDPSGQWHCNDDYPGLALDPALVFTQPLSGDYAIWVGLHSDNVADVELRFSEIGVGQ; encoded by the coding sequence ATGACGCGCGTAAAATTACCGCTGATAGCGGGGCTAGGTTTAGTCGTAATAAGCATAATCGGTTTTTTTGCGGCTAGTGGCTGGATTGGCCAGGGTGTCAAAAAACAGGTTCTTGCTTATGAAGCGCAACTGATTGCCCGAGATGATGTGCGAGTGAATCGCTTTGACTATCAACCAGGCCTGCTGCAAGGGCAGTTGCATTATGATCTTGTTTGGCAGCCCACCGTTGATTCGCCGGCTTATAGCTTGTTTCTTGAATTAAGGCCTGATGGACAGGGTATTGCTTTGCAAGGTCAGTTGCCGGTTAAACAAGGCCCTTGGTTAGGTCGTTCGGTGACGCCCTCCGGTTTGGGTCTCGCCAGCACCCATTATGACATTCCATTGCCAGCCAGTTTGCGTCCTTATTTACCCCAATACCCAGGGCAGCGCCCTTTAATGGCTATTCAGGCCTATGCTGCACTCAACGGTGAACTCGTTGTGCAAGCGAGGTTGATTGATTATCGCGGTCGCTTAATTGATCCTGACAGCCAAGAATCGGCCAATTTAGTCTGGGAGGGGGGCCAGCTTAAGTTGCGGTTTGCTGATGACCTCACTCAGATGACGGCAGATGGGCGTCTAGCGATGCTTCACATGGATATGGCGCAAGAGGATTTGAGTATTCAGCTTGATGACATTCAGTATCAACATGATTTAACCCGTGCGGCGCCTTATTTGTGGTTGGGCGATATTGCCGCGCGAGTGGGCGAAGTGCGCTTTGCTGATGATGCGGATAAATTAAGCATTCAAAAAATTCAGCTTGTGGGCGATTCTAAGGTTGTCAATAACAAACTCGATACCCAGGTGCGTTATGAGCTTGGCCCAACAGCCTTAACGACCGATGACACGGTGTTTGACTTCGCAGGCGCTAGCATAGTGATGGCGTTACGTGATTTGGACTGGCAAGCTTATCAAGATTTAATGCTGGCGGTGCAACAGTTAGATAAGTTGGACGAACAAGCGCTTATAAATGCGGTTCAGCGCTTGCTCGCAGCGGGGCCGAGTTTCCATCTCGATGAATTGCGTCTGCGCTTGACGGACACAGAACACTTAACGGCTAAGATGTTGTTGGGCTACCAGCCTAATGTGGCATTAGATTGGGATGGTTTAACTAATCTAAGTGAGGCACTGACTCAAAATATTCGCTTAAACCTCACGGCAGGCATGACGCGTCCGATGTTGGATCGTTTAGCGTTAAGCTTTTGGCCTTTCAATGCCGATGAAACAGAGATTACAGCGCAACTTGATGTCAGTATCGCCGAGATGGTGGCTCAGAATTATCTGCAGCAAACGGGCAGCGATTTGGCGCTTGCTCTAGCCGTTGAACAGGGTCAGGTCAAGATTAATGGCGAGGATTTCTTACCTGTTGAAGATGCGATGGCACTAGTTGATTTAGCGGCTAATTTAATGGGTTGGGCGCTCGATACTGAAACGGCACATTCACAACCAACTGGCTCGGATGCTACAGGATTAGCAGGCCTGCTAAATTATGCTGCGTCACCTTTATATGAATATGTTGAGTTGGCGGCTGATTTTGCACCTGATCCAACGGTGGTGACGCTACAAGCCGGTGGTGATCAGGACGTGAGTGTGATCACGCAATGGCAATGTTTAGGCTATGTCAATGCCAGCCGTCCGGATGTGACGTTAAATTATCGTGCGGGTCAGTTTGATTTATCTATTTATGTGTTGGGCGGGCTAACCGATACCACTTTAATTGTGCGAGATCCGAGCGGTCAATGGCATTGCAACGATGACTATCCAGGTTTAGCCTTGGATCCCGCACTGGTGTTTACTCAACCCCTATCAGGTGACTATGCGATTTGGGTGGGCTTACACAGTGATAATGTGGCCGATGTCGAGTTGCGTTTTTCAGAAATAGGCGTGGGGCAGTAA
- the hrpB gene encoding ATP-dependent helicase HrpB: MAQAPGLVLQAEPGAGKSTAVPLALLKADWLAGKKIVMLEPRRLAVRSIANYLAALLGEQVGQTIGYQIRNERKVSAHTRLEIVTEGILTRRVQSDPELSDVALVIFDEFHERSIHADLALTLCLEVQSALRDDLKLLVMSATIDTDQVSAFLNKAPILKSEGRSFPVETHYLPQALTSSHPNDWLPSLKQLINQALKTSRKDVLVFLPGQAEIKRLQALLQDPLAPGLVLCPLYGQLSTDQQEIALVSDPQGRRKIILATNIAETSLTIDGIDAVVDSGWARKAVYDVSSGMTRLVTQRISQAAAEQRKGRAGRVMPGVCYRLWSASQQQQMAEFEAEEITQSDLSDMCLELALWGVNSPAELRWLTSPPPAHYAAAKSLLEQLQLITSAGSLTELGQAAQGLGLNARLARMLLSVQNPSVEQQTLALDIAALLAEGDILRNEPSADLIKRLMVLQAYRQNPKQAKQDYVIQIAAIEQALKNADSWRKQLRLSAPKLLSLAQIETESGALVALAFPDRIAQRRKGDEPRYVLSNGKGALLKNEDPLGQQAWLAIANLDGQRQEGRIYLAAPLDLASIEHTFSAQIERHIGLRFDAKKRELIASEQRRLGKLVLSEKPTDAIKPSEFQTALLAVLANHLDLLPWTDAAQDYLTRLRWLADLSQTANADWPSYDQAWLSANIDRWLAPYLSGISRIKELQKLDMVAIMHSLLDYDQQQVLESEALGFTMLQAIKKSPSIIVSQKLPKYRSNCKRYLAS; the protein is encoded by the coding sequence TTGGCGCAAGCACCAGGCCTGGTGTTGCAGGCCGAACCGGGGGCGGGTAAATCCACCGCCGTGCCGTTGGCGTTATTAAAAGCCGATTGGTTAGCCGGCAAGAAAATTGTCATGCTGGAGCCGCGCCGATTGGCGGTGCGTTCGATTGCGAATTATTTAGCGGCGTTATTGGGCGAACAGGTGGGGCAAACCATTGGTTATCAGATTCGGAATGAGCGCAAGGTGTCGGCGCATACCCGATTGGAAATTGTGACCGAGGGCATTTTAACGCGCCGTGTGCAGTCCGATCCTGAATTGTCGGATGTGGCGTTGGTGATTTTTGATGAGTTTCACGAGCGTTCGATTCATGCCGATTTGGCACTCACCTTGTGTTTAGAGGTGCAGTCGGCCTTGCGCGATGATTTAAAACTCTTGGTCATGTCGGCGACGATTGACACAGATCAAGTGAGTGCGTTTTTAAATAAAGCACCCATCCTAAAATCCGAAGGTCGCAGTTTTCCGGTCGAAACCCATTATCTTCCACAGGCACTGACATCCAGTCATCCGAACGACTGGTTGCCATCGCTAAAACAGCTGATTAACCAAGCGCTCAAAACCAGCCGTAAAGATGTGTTGGTGTTTTTGCCGGGGCAAGCGGAAATTAAACGCCTGCAGGCTTTATTGCAAGATCCGCTTGCACCAGGCCTGGTGCTGTGTCCGCTATATGGTCAATTATCCACCGATCAGCAAGAAATCGCGCTGGTATCGGATCCGCAAGGCCGACGCAAAATTATATTGGCGACCAATATTGCCGAAACCAGTTTAACCATTGATGGCATTGATGCCGTCGTCGATTCGGGCTGGGCGCGAAAAGCGGTGTATGATGTGTCCAGCGGCATGACCCGTTTGGTGACGCAACGGATTTCGCAAGCCGCCGCCGAGCAGCGTAAAGGCCGTGCCGGTCGGGTGATGCCCGGGGTGTGTTATCGCTTATGGTCGGCGTCGCAGCAACAACAGATGGCAGAATTTGAGGCCGAAGAGATCACGCAAAGTGATTTGTCAGATATGTGTTTGGAGTTGGCGTTATGGGGGGTGAACTCACCGGCCGAATTACGCTGGCTGACCTCACCGCCGCCTGCACACTATGCTGCGGCGAAAAGCCTATTGGAACAGTTGCAACTCATAACTTCAGCGGGCAGTTTGACTGAGCTGGGTCAGGCGGCGCAAGGCTTGGGGCTGAATGCGCGTTTAGCGCGAATGTTGTTAAGTGTCCAAAACCCATCAGTCGAACAGCAAACGCTGGCGTTGGATATTGCCGCACTCTTGGCGGAGGGCGATATTTTACGCAATGAGCCGTCGGCGGATTTAATTAAACGCTTAATGGTATTGCAGGCGTATCGGCAAAACCCTAAACAAGCCAAACAGGATTACGTCATTCAAATCGCCGCCATTGAGCAGGCATTAAAAAATGCTGACAGTTGGCGTAAACAACTCCGCTTATCAGCACCAAAACTGCTAAGTTTGGCGCAAATCGAAACCGAAAGCGGCGCGCTAGTTGCTTTAGCCTTCCCCGACCGTATTGCGCAGCGACGCAAAGGTGATGAGCCGCGTTATGTGTTATCTAATGGCAAAGGCGCGTTATTAAAAAATGAAGATCCGTTAGGTCAGCAGGCCTGGTTGGCGATTGCGAATCTCGACGGCCAGCGCCAAGAAGGGCGTATTTATCTGGCGGCGCCGTTAGATTTAGCGAGCATTGAACACACCTTTTCAGCACAGATAGAACGCCATATCGGGTTGCGTTTTGATGCCAAAAAACGCGAATTAATCGCCAGCGAGCAGCGCCGTTTAGGCAAGTTGGTATTAAGCGAAAAACCGACCGACGCCATTAAACCGAGCGAGTTTCAAACCGCGTTATTGGCGGTGTTGGCCAACCATTTGGATTTATTGCCGTGGACTGACGCGGCGCAAGACTATTTAACGCGATTACGTTGGTTGGCGGATTTAAGTCAGACCGCGAACGCCGACTGGCCAAGTTACGACCAGGCCTGGTTGTCGGCCAATATCGACCGCTGGTTAGCGCCTTATTTATCGGGCATCAGCCGCATTAAAGAACTGCAAAAGTTAGATATGGTGGCGATAATGCACAGTTTGTTAGATTATGATCAACAGCAAGTGTTGGAGAGCGAAGCCCTCGGTTTTACCATGCTCCAAGCGATAAAAAAGTCGCCATCGATTATAGTCAGCCAAAAATTGCCAAAGTATCGCTCCAACTGCAAGAGGTATTTGGCGAGTTAA
- the queF gene encoding NADPH-dependent 7-cyano-7-deazaguanine reductase QueF (Catalyzes the NADPH-dependent reduction of 7-cyano-7-deazaguanine (preQ0) to 7-aminomethyl-7-deazaguanine (preQ1) in queuosine biosynthesis) encodes MSDANGLVGDVAASQLGKATLYPQNYDAGLLFPIPRQTKRDELNISGQKLPFTGVDVWNAYEISWLNPKGKPMVAIGQFILRADTPNIIESKSFKLYLNSFNASRFDSQAAVAHIMEQDLSAAAGGKVKVHLSSLNQEPCLVSDIDRAECLDFQDLDIDTYQVNPGFLRAGNQYAEEAFYSHLLKSNCLVTGQPDWGTVVIRYRGPKIDRAGLLRYIISFRDHNEFHEQCVERMFCDIQRQCQPDALTVYARYVRRGGLDINPFRSNFQSEAVMPRLVRQ; translated from the coding sequence ATGAGTGATGCGAATGGATTAGTAGGGGATGTGGCCGCGAGTCAGCTGGGTAAAGCAACGCTTTATCCGCAGAACTATGATGCAGGTTTATTGTTTCCTATTCCGCGTCAAACTAAGCGTGATGAGCTGAATATTAGCGGCCAAAAACTGCCCTTTACCGGTGTTGACGTATGGAATGCTTATGAAATTTCATGGCTTAATCCAAAAGGGAAGCCGATGGTCGCTATAGGTCAGTTTATTTTACGTGCCGATACACCCAATATTATCGAATCCAAGTCGTTCAAGTTATATCTTAACTCGTTTAATGCGAGTCGTTTTGATAGTCAAGCTGCGGTGGCACATATTATGGAGCAGGATTTATCGGCGGCGGCCGGTGGCAAGGTGAAGGTGCATTTATCTAGCCTTAATCAAGAACCTTGCTTGGTGTCTGATATTGATCGTGCGGAGTGTTTAGATTTTCAAGATTTGGACATCGACACCTACCAAGTCAATCCTGGATTTTTGCGTGCCGGGAATCAATATGCTGAAGAAGCCTTTTACAGCCATTTGCTGAAATCCAATTGCCTGGTGACCGGTCAGCCTGATTGGGGTACGGTAGTGATTCGATATCGCGGTCCTAAGATCGATCGCGCGGGTCTGTTACGCTACATTATTTCGTTTCGCGATCATAATGAGTTTCATGAGCAATGTGTGGAGCGGATGTTTTGTGACATTCAACGTCAGTGCCAGCCAGACGCACTAACGGTGTACGCGCGTTATGTCCGTCGTGGCGGCTTGGATATTAATCCGTTTCGTAGTAACTTTCAAAGCGAAGCGGTGATGCCGCGTTTAGTGCGGCAGTAG
- a CDS encoding ATP-dependent helicase C-terminal domain-containing protein: protein MDYSQPKIAKVSLQLQEVFGELSSPQLAWGQVSLTFELLSPARRPIQTTADLAHFWRNSYFEVIKDMKGRYPRHRWPDKPLDEKPGRSIKPRPIT, encoded by the coding sequence ATCGATTATAGTCAGCCAAAAATTGCCAAAGTATCGCTCCAACTGCAAGAGGTATTTGGCGAGTTAAGTTCACCGCAATTGGCCTGGGGGCAGGTTAGCTTGACATTTGAGCTTCTGTCACCGGCACGGCGGCCGATTCAAACCACCGCTGACTTAGCTCACTTTTGGCGCAACTCCTATTTTGAGGTGATTAAAGATATGAAAGGCCGTTATCCACGCCATCGCTGGCCGGATAAACCGTTGGACGAAAAACCCGGCCGCTCAATTAAGCCGCGCCCAATCACCTAA
- a CDS encoding flavin reductase family protein has product MFHHTEQLEAGQIYQYLVDAILPRPIAWVSTLNAEGIANLAPYSFFTVASVNPPILAISHIAPRQHHAKDTLANLQAHPECVVNIVSADLAEQMNATCANLANDINEFEVAQVTAIASQQVRPPSVAAAKVRYECRLNSIQTLSNAPAGGSLILLDVVGIFLAEEVINQEGKIDGTRLDAIGKLGGDDYSYTRDTFAMPRP; this is encoded by the coding sequence ATGTTTCATCACACCGAACAACTCGAAGCAGGACAAATTTATCAGTATCTGGTTGACGCCATTCTACCGCGGCCCATTGCATGGGTTAGCACTCTTAATGCTGAAGGTATTGCCAACCTCGCCCCCTATTCATTTTTTACCGTTGCCAGCGTGAATCCGCCGATTCTGGCAATCAGCCATATTGCACCGCGCCAACACCACGCCAAAGACACCCTGGCCAATCTTCAAGCCCATCCAGAATGCGTGGTCAATATTGTCAGCGCAGACCTCGCCGAACAGATGAATGCCACCTGTGCCAATCTAGCCAATGACATCAATGAATTTGAAGTCGCACAGGTCACGGCCATCGCCAGCCAGCAAGTTCGCCCACCCAGTGTCGCTGCCGCTAAGGTTCGCTATGAGTGTCGCCTAAACAGCATTCAAACTCTGTCCAATGCACCGGCGGGGGGCAGCTTAATCTTATTAGATGTCGTCGGCATTTTTTTAGCTGAAGAGGTGATCAACCAGGAGGGCAAGATTGATGGCACACGACTTGATGCCATCGGCAAATTAGGTGGTGACGATTACAGCTATACCCGTGACACTTTTGCGATGCCACGACCTTAA
- a CDS encoding ParA family protein, which translates to MARVIAVVNQKGGVGKTTTSVNLAAGLAKLKKRVLMIDLDPQGNATVALGFERGDLAYSAYDLLVGGVSCHQVRLRAEQAGLDVIPAQGDLTAAEIELLNQDQGALALKQAIASCVDEYDVVLIDCPPSLNMLTLSGLAAADGLLVPVQCEYFALEGLSALMNTVSKVQADLNPSLAIDGLLRTMHDRRNNLANDVSNQLVAHFGLKVLQTIIPRNIRLAEAPSYGESILDYDANSTGAMAYLALANELARKLKF; encoded by the coding sequence ATGGCAAGAGTTATCGCAGTAGTTAATCAAAAAGGCGGGGTGGGTAAAACCACTACCAGCGTTAATTTAGCCGCAGGCCTAGCAAAGCTTAAAAAACGTGTGCTGATGATCGATTTAGATCCGCAAGGCAATGCCACGGTTGCATTGGGTTTTGAGCGCGGCGATTTGGCTTATAGCGCCTACGATTTATTAGTCGGGGGTGTCAGTTGTCATCAAGTGCGTCTGCGAGCCGAACAAGCAGGCCTGGATGTCATTCCGGCGCAAGGCGATTTAACCGCAGCCGAAATTGAACTGCTTAACCAAGATCAGGGAGCGCTGGCATTAAAGCAGGCTATCGCCAGCTGTGTGGATGAGTATGATGTGGTGTTAATTGATTGTCCACCGAGTTTGAATATGTTGACCCTGAGTGGATTGGCTGCGGCGGATGGCTTATTGGTGCCAGTGCAATGCGAGTATTTTGCGCTTGAAGGTTTGAGTGCACTGATGAATACCGTCAGTAAAGTGCAGGCAGATTTAAATCCGAGTTTGGCGATTGATGGTTTATTGCGCACTATGCACGATAGACGTAATAATTTAGCCAATGATGTATCAAATCAACTGGTTGCGCATTTTGGTTTAAAAGTCCTGCAAACGATCATTCCGCGTAATATCCGTTTAGCAGAAGCGCCTAGTTATGGGGAATCCATATTAGACTATGATGCGAATTCAACCGGTGCGATGGCCTATTTAGCGCTGGCTAATGAATTAGCACGCAAACTCAAGTTTTAA